The following proteins are encoded in a genomic region of Rattus rattus isolate New Zealand chromosome 2, Rrattus_CSIRO_v1, whole genome shotgun sequence:
- the Igf2 gene encoding insulin-like growth factor II isoform X1, translating to MGGSVAGFQVPMGIPVGKSMLVLLISLAFALCCIAAYRPSETLCGGELVDTLQFVCSDRGFYFSRPSSRANRRSRGIVEECCFRSCDLALLETYCATPAKSERDVSTSQAVLPDDFPRYPVGKFFKFDTWRQSAGRLRRGLPALLRARRGRMLAKELEAFREAKRHRPLIVLPPKDPAHGGASSEMSSNHQ from the exons ATGGGCGGCAGCGTCGCCGGCTTCCAG GTACCAATGGGGATCCCAGTGGGGAAGTCGATGTTGGTGCTTCTCATCTCTTTGGCCTTCGCCTTGTGCTGCATCGCTGCTTACCGCCCCAGCGAGACTCTGTGCGGAGGGGAGCTTGTTGACACGCTTCAGTTTGTCTGTTCGGACCGCGGCTTCTACTTCA GCAGGCCTTCAAGCCGTGCCAACCGTCGCAGCCGTGGCATCGTGGAAGAGTGCTGCTTCCGCAGCTGCGACTTGGCCCTCCTGGAGACATACTGTGCCACCCCCGCCAAGTCCGAGAGGGACGTGTCTACCTCTCAGGCCGTACTTCCG GACGACTTCCCCAGATACCCCGTGGGCAAGTTCTTCAAATTCGACACCTGGAGACAGTCCGCGGGACGCCTGCGCAGaggcctgcctgccctcctgcgtGCCCGCCGGGGTCGCATGCTTGCCAAAGAGCTCGAAGCGTTCAGAGAGGCCAAGCGCCACCGTCCCCTGATCGTGTTACCACCCAAAGACCCCGCCCACGGGGGAGCCTCTTCGGAGATGTCCAGCAACCATCAGTGA
- the Igf2 gene encoding insulin-like growth factor II isoform X3: protein MGGSVAGFQVPMGIPVGKSMLVLLISLAFALCCIAAYRPSETLCGGELVDTLQFVCSDRGFYFSRPSSRANRRSRGIVEECCFRSCDLALLETYCATPAKSERDVSTSQAVLPHLLSRTTSPDTPWASSSNSTPGDSPRDACAEACLPSCVPAGVACLPKSSKRSERPSATVP from the exons ATGGGCGGCAGCGTCGCCGGCTTCCAG GTACCAATGGGGATCCCAGTGGGGAAGTCGATGTTGGTGCTTCTCATCTCTTTGGCCTTCGCCTTGTGCTGCATCGCTGCTTACCGCCCCAGCGAGACTCTGTGCGGAGGGGAGCTTGTTGACACGCTTCAGTTTGTCTGTTCGGACCGCGGCTTCTACTTCA GCAGGCCTTCAAGCCGTGCCAACCGTCGCAGCCGTGGCATCGTGGAAGAGTGCTGCTTCCGCAGCTGCGACTTGGCCCTCCTGGAGACATACTGTGCCACCCCCGCCAAGTCCGAGAGGGACGTGTCTACCTCTCAGGCCGTACTTCCG CACCTCCTCTCCAGGACGACTTCCCCAGATACCCCGTGGGCAAGTTCTTCAAATTCGACACCTGGAGACAGTCCGCGGGACGCCTGCGCAGaggcctgcctgccctcctgcgtGCCCGCCGGGGTCGCATGCTTGCCAAAGAGCTCGAAGCGTTCAGAGAGGCCAAGCGCCACCGTCCCCTGA
- the Igf2 gene encoding insulin-like growth factor II isoform X2 produces MGIPVGKSMLVLLISLAFALCCIAAYRPSETLCGGELVDTLQFVCSDRGFYFSRPSSRANRRSRGIVEECCFRSCDLALLETYCATPAKSERDVSTSQAVLPDDFPRYPVGKFFKFDTWRQSAGRLRRGLPALLRARRGRMLAKELEAFREAKRHRPLIVLPPKDPAHGGASSEMSSNHQ; encoded by the exons ATGGGGATCCCAGTGGGGAAGTCGATGTTGGTGCTTCTCATCTCTTTGGCCTTCGCCTTGTGCTGCATCGCTGCTTACCGCCCCAGCGAGACTCTGTGCGGAGGGGAGCTTGTTGACACGCTTCAGTTTGTCTGTTCGGACCGCGGCTTCTACTTCA GCAGGCCTTCAAGCCGTGCCAACCGTCGCAGCCGTGGCATCGTGGAAGAGTGCTGCTTCCGCAGCTGCGACTTGGCCCTCCTGGAGACATACTGTGCCACCCCCGCCAAGTCCGAGAGGGACGTGTCTACCTCTCAGGCCGTACTTCCG GACGACTTCCCCAGATACCCCGTGGGCAAGTTCTTCAAATTCGACACCTGGAGACAGTCCGCGGGACGCCTGCGCAGaggcctgcctgccctcctgcgtGCCCGCCGGGGTCGCATGCTTGCCAAAGAGCTCGAAGCGTTCAGAGAGGCCAAGCGCCACCGTCCCCTGATCGTGTTACCACCCAAAGACCCCGCCCACGGGGGAGCCTCTTCGGAGATGTCCAGCAACCATCAGTGA